The Aggregicoccus sp. 17bor-14 genome contains the following window.
GCGACGCCCCGCCGCGCTCGGCGAGGGCTCCGCGACCGTCCCTCCTGGACACCCCACGAGCCCGCAGCGTGGCCCCACGTCCTTCCGCCTTGTCGCGCGCGGGAGGAGGCGCAAAGGTGCGCGAGACCGTCCGCCGCAAGGGAGAGACCGATGCGCAGCAGCAGGGCACTCTGGAGGCTCGCACCCGTCGCGATGCTGGCGCTCGCGTGCGGCACTCCCGAGACCCCGCTTGCGGGCGTCGCGACGGGCAACGGCGGTGGCCGCAGCGATGCGACCTGCGCCTCGGGCGACCTCGTCCACGCGCCCGCGCCCGTGGATGCGTACGGCCGGCACCTCGTCCCCATCGACCTCGAGCGCACCGAGGCCGCCGTCGTATTCGACGCCGCGGCGAAGCGCGCCCAGGCCGAGGTGCGCGTGGACTTCACCATGGGCGTGGAGGATGGGCAGCCCCTCTTCGACCTGCGCCAGCGCGTCTCCGAGGCCTGGCTCGATGGTGCGCCCGTGAACCCCGCGGCCTTCGTGGCGCACGACCTGGGCGGCGGGCGCGGCGCGCAGATGCTGGGCGTGGACGTGACCCTGCGCGCCTGCAGCCGCCACACGCTCGTGCTGCGCTATCCCATCGGGCGTCCGGACTCGCCCCGCGCGCGGCCTCCCGAGTGGAATGCGGAGGGCGGCCGCGTCGCGTGGGACTTCTATTTCACCGACCTCATCCCCGGCCGCTACCTGGAGATGTGGCTGCCCGCGAACCTCCTCTACGACCGCTTCGCGCTCTCGCTGGACCTCGAGCTGCGCAACGTGGAGATCGGCCACACGCTGGTGACCAACGGTCAGGTCGAGCGGCTCGGCGAGTCGCACTGGCACGTGGACTTCCCGCCCACCTTCACGGCCTTCTCGCCCATGGTGGTGCTCGCGCCCGCGGACTTCCTCGAGGCCTACGAGGGGCCGCTCACGCTCGTGCCCGGCCGGCAGGGGCGGCTCGCGCTGTTCCGCGAGCGCACCGTGCACGAGGAGCTGCGCCCCATCGCCAGCGACATCGCCGAATGGGTGGCGGAGTTCACGCGCTCCACCGGCACCTACGTGCACGACGACGCGCTCAGCGTGTACCTGTGGAGCGAGCCCGACCGCTCGATGGAGTACGACGGCGGCACCACCAGCAGCCGCGAGGCGCTCGAGCACGAGCTCTTCCACAGCTGGTACGGCCGCGGCGTGAAGCCCGCGCGCCAGGCGGACGGGTGGATCGACGAGGCCTGGAACGTCTACACCACCGACCCGCGGCGCGGCTTCCGGCAGAGCCCGCTGTGCCTCGGCGGAACGCCCGTGGAGCTCTCGCCGCAGAACCCGTGGACCCGGGTGACGGCCTACCTCGCCTACACGCGCGGCGCGCAGTTCTTCGGCACGCTCGCGGCGCTGCTCGGCGAGCCGGTGCTGCTCGAGCGCATGCGCGACTTCTACGCGCAGCACGCAAACCAGCTCGTCACCACGGGGCAGCTCGAGCAGTTCCTCGCAGGCACCGCGGGGGACGCGGAGCTCGCGGCCGCCTTCCGCCAGCAGGTGTACGGGGGCGCGGCGCCCGCGGACGAGCCCACCGCCTGCCTGCGCTGAGGCTCGGAGCGCCGGCTCATGTCGCTGCGCGCTTCGCCTTCTGGCGCGCCTTGCCGAAGCCCTCGTAGTGGCGCACGGCCTGCTCGCCCACGGCCTGCAGGGCCTGGTTGTTGAGGTAGGCGCTCACCGGGGCGGCCACGAGCGGCAGCGCGCGCCCCAGCGTCTTGAGCCCGCCGCGCGCGAGCACCATGCCCCCGAGCGTGCCCACCACCTTGGGGCCCGAGCGGGTGATGGGGCCTGCGCCGCTCGCGTAGCCGAACAGGTCCAGCAGCTCGGTGCGGGCGCGCTCGGTCTTGAGGTTCGCCTTGTAGAGCGTGGCCACGTCCACCAGCAGGGTGATCTGCAGGTAGGCCACCGCCAGCAGGTCCGCGGGCAGGCCGATGAGCCCGAACACGCCGCTCACCCCGCCCAGCATCCCCGCGAGCCCCTTCTTGTGGTCCACCAGCCGCTGCGCGAGCTCGCGCGTGCCGGCGGAGGGGTAGGAGGCCTCCAGCGCCGCGACCCGTGCGCGCGAGCGCAGGGCCTCGCGCTGCACGAGCGCGTGCAGCTGCACGTCGGACAGGCGCTTGAGCTCGCGCGGGTCCAGCAGCTTGAGGAAGGCGAGCCGCTCGGCGACGGGATCGAAGAGGGACATGGGTGTCCTATCTACGCACGCGCCGCACGCCGCATTGCATGCGCGGCGCGCTAGGCGATGCGGCGCTGGGGACCGGGCAGCTCCTCGTTGGGCCCGCCCGGCACGATGCGGTTCTGGCGGTCCACGAACACCACGGTGGGCTTCCAGCCGGGCAGCTCCGCCGCCTCCACCTCCGCGAAGGTGGCGAGGATGACCAGGTCGCCCGGCTGGTTCAGGTGCGCCGCCGCGCCGTTGATGCACACCACGCCGCTGCCGCTCTCGCCCTCGAGCGCGTAGGTCTCCAGGCGCGTGCCGCGGGTGACGTTCCACACCGCGACCTTCTCGTAGGGGAGGATGTCGGCGGCGCGCAGCAGGTCGACGTCGATGGTGACCGAGCCCTCGTAGTCCACGTCTGCGTGGGTCACGGTGGCGCGGTGGATCTTGGACTTGAAGAGGATGCGTCGCATGGTGGCTTCGGCCTTGGTCCCGGCCCCGGCGGTGGGGTCCGTGCGCCGCGAACCCTAACGCACCGGCGCCCCG
Protein-coding sequences here:
- a CDS encoding EcsC family protein, producing MSLFDPVAERLAFLKLLDPRELKRLSDVQLHALVQREALRSRARVAALEASYPSAGTRELAQRLVDHKKGLAGMLGGVSGVFGLIGLPADLLAVAYLQITLLVDVATLYKANLKTERARTELLDLFGYASGAGPITRSGPKVVGTLGGMVLARGGLKTLGRALPLVAAPVSAYLNNQALQAVGEQAVRHYEGFGKARQKAKRAAT
- the panD gene encoding aspartate 1-decarboxylase produces the protein MRRILFKSKIHRATVTHADVDYEGSVTIDVDLLRAADILPYEKVAVWNVTRGTRLETYALEGESGSGVVCINGAAAHLNQPGDLVILATFAEVEAAELPGWKPTVVFVDRQNRIVPGGPNEELPGPQRRIA